One segment of Plasmodium vivax chromosome 14, whole genome shotgun sequence DNA contains the following:
- a CDS encoding hypothetical protein, conserved (encoded by transcript PVX_123160A): MRGTYLWIFYCRTKHLRIQGPFPFLKLRAEQFADNFVRNYGDTINGVKHELKNMCRLCNMSLRMVHVSLCESANGGGDGTADGCERTFESTFESTSDHTVGRTSEHSPEHRLSDGGHGAPAESDQLEQNTQPEKNSRSKLATHLIIHYVKEYVKYIVHSLLHFCLHLCDAFYRSLSVLPNGYLEFPKQFDYSSSISDNLLSSFVTIYKIYRQSNSSEFRFKLDQLAFLGSGFIYDQRGYVLTAAHNITNTEGTFVIKNEDNFYVATVAGLHRESDVCVMKINSEEQFSHIPLDPSREFLKPGEPVITYGQIQNFDKETCSVGVVNQPRQTFTKFESFCEKEQTCLYPFIQISNPINKGMSGSPLIDKHGNLVGMIQKKIDNYGLALPVNILKNVTTHLQEEGTYKEPFLGIVLREKEQSTSADYKNCKNELKIQDVLANSPADVAGIAKGDIMLTINNKRIKNICDVHEILNSTSDDIKKKEDLEYKPFKNISFNKLKTNLKNFLVINKKFNISDVKQVSFLGKFHNYEKIENYGVNEICILGRSNVGKSTFLRNFIKYLINVNEHATVKVSKNSGCTRSINLYAFENGKKKKLFILTDMPGFGYAAGIGKKKMEFLMKNLEDYIFLRNQICLFFVLIDMSVDIQKVDVSIVDAIRKTNVPFRVICTKSDKFSASAEERLQAIKNFYQLEKIPIHISKFSTHN, translated from the exons atgaGGGGAACCTACCTGTGGATATTCTACTGCAGAACAAAGCACCTGCGGATTCAGggccccttcccctttttgaagcTGCGTGCTGAACAGTTTGCAGACAATTTTGTGCGCAATTACGGTGACACGATTAACGGTGTAAAACATGagctaaaaaatatgtgtcGTTTGTGTAACATGTCCCTGAGGATGGTCCATGTGTCCCTCTGCGAAAGTGCGAACGGCGGGGGGGATGGCACTGCCGATGGGTGCGAGCGTACCTTTGAGAGCACCTTTGAGAGTACCTCTGATCATACCGTTGGGCGTACCTCTGAGCACAGCCCCGAACATCGCCTCAGTGACGGCGGCCATGGCGCCCCCGCGGAGAGCGACCAGCTAGAGCAAAACACACAACCCGAAAAGAACAGCCGTTCCAAATTAGCAACCCATCTAATTATTCACTACGTTAAAGAATATGTGAAATATATTGTCCACTctttacttcatttttgtctTCATTTATGTGACGCATTTTATCGCTCCCTTTCTGTGTTGCCAAATGGCTATTTAGAATTTCCAAAGCAGTTCGATTACTCTTCGTCCATTTCGGACAACCTCTTGAGCAGCTTTGTCACGATATATAAAATCTACAGACAAAGTAACTCTTCAGAATTTCGCTTTAAGTTAGATCAACTGGCATTCCTGGGTTCGGGATTCATTTACGACCAAAGGG GATACGTTCTGACGGCGGCGCATAACATAACG AATACAGAGGGCACATTCGttatcaaaaatgaagacaaCTTTTATGTGGCGACGGTGGCCGGTTTGCACAGGG AATCAGATGTATGCGTCATGAAAATTAACTCGGAGGAGCAGTTTAGCCACATACCTCTAG ACCCCAGCAGGGAATTTTTGAAGCCGGGAGAACCAGTAATCACATACGGACAAATACAG AATTTCGATAAAGAGACCTGCAGCGTCGGCGTCGTAAATCAACCAAGACAGACCTTTACCAAATTTGAAAGCTTTTGTGAAAAGGAGCAAACCTGTCTGTACCCCTTTATTCAAATAAGCAATCCGATTAATAAAG GCATGTCCGGCTCGCCTCTAATCGACAAGCATGGAAATCTCGTAGGaatgatacaaaaaaaaatagataattaCGG GTTGGCCTTGCCcgtgaatattttaaaaaacgtcACAACCCATTTGCAAGAGGAAGGGACGTACAAGGAGCCATTTCTGG GAATCGTCTTGAGAGAAAAAGAGCAAAGTACCTCCGcagattataaaaattgcaaaaatg aacTAAAAATACAGGACGTTTTGGCTAACTCACCCGCGGACGTTGCCGGCATAGCAAAAGGAGATATCATGCTGACGATTAACAATAAGCGGATTAAAAACATTTGCGAT GTGCACGAAATTTTGAACAGCACATCGGATG acattaaaaagaaggaagaccTCGAATATAAGCCGTTCAAAAATATCAGCTTTAACAAGCTTAAGAccaatttgaaaaacttCCTTGTAATCAACAAAAAGTTTAACATTTCGGATGTCAAGCAGGTTTCCTTTttag GAAAATTTCACAATTACgagaaaattgaaaattacGGCGTAAACGAAATATGCATACTGGGCAGGAGCAACGTAGGGAAATCAACCTTCCTGAGGAACTTCATAAAATATCTTATCAACGTGAATGAGCATGCAACTGTGAAGGTTTCGAAGAACAGCGGGTGTACTAGGTCTATCAATTTATATGCTTttgaaaatggaaagaaaaagaagctgtTCATTTTGACGGACATGCCTGGCTTTGGCTATGCTGCAGGAATaggcaaaaagaaaatggaGTTTTTGATGAAGAACCTGGAGGACTACATATTCCTGCGAAATCAAATatgcctcttttttgttcttatcGACATGAGCGTGGACATACAGAAGGTTGACGTGTCCATAGTGGACGCCATAAG AAAAACGAACGTACCCTTCAGAGTCATCTGCACAAAGAGCGACAAGTTCAGCGCGAGTGCTGAGGAACGCCTCCAAGCaatcaaaaatttttatcaGCTCGAAAAAATCCCCATACACATTTCGAAATTTTCGACGCACAATTAG
- a CDS encoding hypothetical protein, conserved (encoded by transcript PVX_123165A), with protein MMLNTFRELNDYSNFLPKKIKENVKKEKYEILGEIRKIVSLKKNNSYNVTLVIKLYNLYETINTTKHKSFHFYIFMIKYLWFSLHNKNISPNLKSYICQSISGILDNIKSHILDDYFFEYDRELICKDGESTPVQAEDVGGTSHDVGGTSHDEGDASDVTNNSYEGISDHYYDEYKYLHEDRSDVDSTTINENKPHMSGDRYYLSVNGIFERGEENSSSFFNEEVLINGKDESFRLYIQKCIFNIIDYRYLFSLFYDYLSNNSRKQDEYSHNAYKNFITSVINLLAMLRPFCYYNIDVHNLLFDFSLNNLFSCKYEEYVDMRADCLLGCAQEAAHNAPADGTHDANNGVVLDDNYKKHKEGAESNGFTGMADESTLQHVDLAAHPIERLEICTRYNTVFLNFVMLSQLGSDDLCFKLIKHEKALLLYRKLKRYNWHSINYAFVRIIYKGLKYAYMYNISLERQMKEIVRLLFFLFLYYIKLPCNVQLSSAKKYIPDDYNLLINDDDSVVKTVSKTFVFLLNRMYRKGRAAGGNTPEEVKQKEVEAKVREKQLLQGFLSLLNDENFNIGTFDEVTVRGEGEEDDGTTQNRRSISSLFHDLDTHEFFNVITCLFMPHIHPSSVGKHLGNINLFINTFLFCFIRKLKRESLYLKREDKKFVIEKFTQLAVQGMFPKSNKGVSLFENILKHICVVDMNCLDIFVKKMLECLINVNISTQICNCLLSLCLILPLLIRYKAGHLKDLLSVMSMGIDICDVYKSFTIFSFLSILFSYICIVKIDNVGVGSGADLQIAVREYKKFMHMEGSQVYTLYFLNDEQIEEVMKERKELVDYLCYWVHEFFEKILYFIKFTKNEKSKDTKKLNGEKKETKVGNDIYTGLKTTLISLFIHLDHDIVYELCQKFLNNIEQENAKSLSIIPLAFGLVNNKKVYDTLFNAFYRKLITKRKKKRAVPTVEASDGAPLAQQEEEYFAYSKNEYANDDTVKCYLQFLSNLIRRAKNEYINLEDIYKLIEIYIVEDNNVAFKYICKIMYRFLEINFSLSVKEYSCFKIEENMSPQEKVRTLGGWGIPWYILNNTKKEGEEAPHKTSEETQEVHTTFNAEEEAPSKGECPHGGFPKGRVFNADELVKWKTPSKENVKVGKKFTYFLLDYVLDLMIQCDVPVTTPNLVKYVEKRKLREKKIDWKFPLNHSNVISRIYKIIKCIVKPISCLYPDERYNYNTLLAKCHVVNTKLSFYLYVYMCEMVVTLSLHVLKIPKQILSMAIYARYNPNDDRLEHKSSFSSVNSENSVNDANAKQILVDKNELKKLKEEFFTNIINNREKTIKADAKMQRKIIKCIHFLLLKCNESANTTMYNEYINSVLSFTYNMYPYSYNYDIIKSQYVNNVFSLYNERLKQRKKNYCFKGYREQLCNILFFTNLSVYSQVRSYAQSTMKLVLPTFKIIKIPFLKICSFYLKNYIKLYVLVRSERLKGRHAASGGMSGMSGVTNGVSNGVTNGVTNGAANEVTNGVTNDDTNGTTNDPTNGSVNDPTNALSSAAPNGPAESGSLSKLSSLKSLGELNNHDYFENKCISCFNGILINITSNSGLIKKISTDVHLLKKYIKIILNILRLEMQKDEITLRCMKLVYAIINSRFIKNREASSVSEEKKKKKTLNGLFLFLKAESAKKNNVYAQIVILAFLICYENFVILNHGEFYFSYLLENLIIKKNVHVYNLAYYGFIKFLKYFNRNVDRGIVPAHVMNVFRCADVYNNFVEVCIYKNLKSKKKSNSINAIIVNLSKIQKSFKGFAHISETHVKDFFYYHEFFKFLVNLQNGYDESEGGEPTPGVVHTVEPHNQVKKQDEGGGEAPPGDVPQLGDEQTNRSEADVRPHFSFFQRVIHNLKELQQDAHADNEYKSTFISLVCPLLFSLRKLKRREAADAILESIISLLEKEIAIVNMDVYAIWMYYFHLLFINIKKKDLDKYEKLFKFCLCFNFQDTSNLIFKKKTQLLSIMLMYSMHKNIHLMDDHLMEFLKLIDNGNITVRQVVGDLLAYLLYVLHDHRYYSHLKCMYLRILIYLYKSACEVIEYLQGQETLSKQSKFIYTLETLAYITITIFSIRSMYVLNNVSIPFLKMFILSFQLVDNFINGIINKAINCFMCPSLYLFEFEKISQTEGVGKTSEGNTCITCAANRSYEIASAELLSSFDSLLQDNMGNLFIKKLSHLLSKNNWKIRNCVLQFCFYFHAYYCIFFYSRKENTFLLNVFISLLVDNYIEIQNLSRDILSSVLCFYDSQTVQSISQYFLSVANEKSTLLPSSPQRENPETSNTSKMIEKKKTVAIYALISVVNSFPNHVPQWLPNILISVARMSNNKVHIIKKEIEKCIQNFLRTHKDEWEYKYKLVFTEDQLNILDMYKGGLNYFT; from the exons ATGATGCTGAACACATTCAGGGAGCTAAACGATTACAGCAACTTCCTGCCGAAAAAAATCaaggaaaatgtgaagaaggaaaaatacgaAATCTTAGGcgaaataagaaaaatagtttcgctaaaaaaaaacaactcaTACAATGTGACGTTGGTGATCAAGCTGTACAACCTGTATGAGACTATCAATACGACGAAGCACAAGTCCTTTcacttttacatttttatgatcaAATATTTGTGGTTTTCCCTGCACAATAAGAATATAAGCCCCAATTTGAAGTCCTACATTTGCCAGAGCATTTCTGGGATACTAGACAATATTAAGAGCCACATTTTGGACGACTACTTTTTTGAATATGATAGGGAACTCATTTGTAAAGATGGAGAGTCGACTCCTGTGCAAGCGGAAGATGTGGGTGGCACTTCGCACGATGTGGGTGGCACTTCGCATGATGAGGGGGACGCCTCTGACGTGACGAACAATTCTTATGAAGGAATTAGTGACCACTACTACGATGAGTATAAGTACCTACATGAGGATCGAAGCGATGTGGACAGTACCACCATAAATGAAAACAAGCCACACATGTCTGGAGATAGGTACTACCTATCTGTTAATGGAATTttcgaaaggggggaagaaaacagcagctccttttttaacGAAGAGGTTTTAATTAACGGGAAGGATGAAAGCTTTCGCCTGTATATTCAAAAGtgcatatttaatattattgatTATAGGTACCTGTTTAGcttattttatgattatcTGAGCAACAATTCGAGGAAGCAGGATGAGTATAGTCACAACGCTTATAAGAATTTCATCACGTCTGTTATAAACCTTTTGGCAATGTTGAGGCCCTTCTGCTATTACAACATTGATGTGCATAATTTGCTCTTTGATTTTTCcttaaataatttgttttcctGCAAATATGAGGAGTACGTGGATATGAGGGCCGACTGCCTTCTGGGATGCGCCCAGGAAGCGGCTCACAACGCTCCCGCGGATGGCACCCATGATG CCAACAACGGAGTGGTACTGGACGACAATTATAAGAAGCACAAAGAAGGGGCAGAGTCAAACGGGTTCACCGGAATGGCGGACGAGTCGACCCTACAACATGTAGACCTAGCCGCACACCCCATTGAGAGGCTAGAAATTTGCACAAGGTACAACACGGTGTTTTTAAACTTTGTAATGCTAAGTCAGCTGGGCTCAGATGATCTATGCTTTAAGTTAATAAAGCACGAGAAGGCTCTCCTTCTGTATAGGAAGTTAAAGCGGTACAACTGGCACAGCATCAATTATGCCTTCGTCAGGATTATCTACAAAGGGTTAAAATATGCCTATATGTATAACATCAGTCTGGAGAGGCAAATGAAGGAGATAGTGAGActcctctttttcttgttcctgtattatataaaattacctTGCAATGTTCAGTTAAGTTCCGCCAAAAAGTACATTCCGGATGATTACAATTTGCTCATTAATGACGATGACAGTGTGGTGAAAACGGTTTCGAAGACGTTCGTTTTTCTGCTGAATAGGATGTATCGGAAGGGGAGGGCAGCCGGGGGGAACACTCCCGAGGAAGTCAAGCAAAAGGAGGTGGAGGCAAaggtgagggagaagcagttACTGCAGGGGTTTCTCTCCCTCTTGAATGacgaaaattttaacatagGCACCTTCGATGAGGTGACAGTTCGTGGCGAAGGCGAAGAAGACGACGGAACAACACAAAATAGAAGAAGCATATCTTCCCTCTTCCACGATCTGGACACGCACGAATTCTTTAACGTCATCACGTGTCTGTTCATGCCGCATATTCATCCCTCCAGCGTGGGGAAGCACCTGGGGAACATCAACCTGTTTATAAACACCTTTCTGTTTTGCTTCATTAGGAAGTTGAAGAGGGAGAGTTTGTACCTGAAGCGG GAGGACAAAAAGTTCGTTATCGAAAAGTTCACGCAGCTGGCAGTGCAGGGGATGTTCCCCAAGAGCAACAAGGGAGTCAGCCTCTTCGAAAATATCCTAAAGCACATATGCGTGGTGGACATGAACTGCCTGGACATTTTCGTAAAGAAAATGTTAGAATGCCTCATCAATGTGAATATCTCAACCCAAATATGTAACTGCCTTTTGTCCCTGTGCCTAATATTACCGCTGCTGATTAGGTATAAGGCGGGGCATTTGAAAGACCTGCTCTCCGTTATGAGCATGGGCATTGATATCTGCGATGTGTATAAAAGTTTCACcatcttctccttcctgagcattttattttcctacATTTGCATCGTCAAAATTGACAATGTGGGAGTAGGAAGCGGGGCCGACTTGCAGATTGCCGTGAGAGagtacaaaaaatttatgcacATGGAAGGCAGCCAGGTGTACACTCTGTACTTCCTAAACGATGAGCAGATTGAGGAAGTTATGAAAGAGAGGAAAGAACTTGTGGACTACCTTTGCTATTGGGTGCatgaattttttgaaaaaattttgtactttataaaatttacaaaaaatgaaaaaagcaaagatacaaaaaaactgaatggggaaaagaaagaaaccAAAGTGGGCAACGATATTTACACCGGATTGAAGACCACACTCATTTCTCTCTTCATCCATTTAGATCACGACATTGTGTATGAGTTATGTCAAAAATTTCTGAACAACATTGAGCAGGAAAACGCCAAGTCACTGTCCATCATTCCGCTCGCCTTCGGTCTggtaaataacaaaaaagtgtACGACACGCTTTTTAACGCGTTTTATAGGAAGCTCAtcacgaagaggaagaaaaagagagcAGTACCTACGGTGGAGGCGTCCGATGGAGCGCCCCTCGCACAGCAAGAGGAGGAATACTTCGCCTACTCCAAAAACGAATACGCCAATGACGACACGGTGAAGTGCTACCTACAGTTTTTGTCAAACCTAATCAGGAGGgccaaaaatgaatacatcAATTTGGAGGATATTTACAAATTAATCGAAATATACATCGTTGAAGATAACAATGTTGCCTTTAAgtacatttgcaaaattatgtataGATTTTTGGAGATCAATTTTTCCCTATCGGTGAAGGAGTACTCGTGTTTTAAGATTGAAGAAAATATGAGTCCCCAAGAGAAGGTTCGCACTTTGGGCGGGTGGGGCATCCCTTGGTACATTCTAAACAATacgaaaaaggagggggaagaggcacCCCATAAGACGTCTGAAGAGACACAAGAGGTGCACACCACTTTCAATGCTGAGGAAGAAGCACCATCTAAGGGAGAGTGCCCCCATGGGGGATTCCCCAAAGGACGAGTGTTCAACGCGGATGAACTCGTCAAATGGAAAACCCCATCaaaggaaaatgtaaaagtgGGGAAGAAATTCACGTACTTTCTGCTAGACTATGTGCTCGACCTGATGATCCAGTGTGATGTCCCAGTGACAACCCCCAACTTGGTAAAATACGTGGAGAAGAGAAaattaagggaaaaaaaaatcgattgGAAATTCCCCCTAAACCATTCCAATGTGATCTCCagaatttacaaaataattaaatgcaTCGTTAAACCTATTAGTTGTTTATACCCAGATGAAAGGTACAATTATAATACCCTCCTGGCGAAGTGCCACGTGGTGAATACTAAGCTGTCCTTCTACCTCTACGTGTACATGTGCGAAATGGTCGTAACTTTGTCTCTGCACGTTTTGAAGATACCCAAGCAAATTTTGAGCATGGCCATCTATGCTAGGTACAACCCTAACGATGATAGGCTGGAGCACAAGTCCTCCTTCAGCTCGGTGAACAGCGAAAACAGCGTTAACGATGCAAACGCGAAGCAAATCTTGGTGGATAAGAATgagttgaaaaaattaaaagaggagtttttcacaaatattattaataataggGAGAAAACCATCAAAGCGGATGCCAAGATGCAGAGGAAAATTATCAAGTGCATACACTTTCtacttttaaaatgcaaCGAAAGTGCCAACACGACTATgtataatgaatatattaacagCGTCCTCTCCTTCACCTATAATATGTACCCCTACAGCTACAATTATGATATCATTAAGAGTCAGTACGTTAATAATGTGTTCTCTCTGTACAATGAAAGGCTGAagcaaaggaagaagaactaCTGCTTTAAGGGCTACCGCGAACAGCTGtgcaatattttatttttcaccaaCTTGTCCGTTTACTCGCAAGTCCGGTCGTATGCGCAGAGCACCATGAAGCTTGTTTTGcccacttttaaaattatcaaaattcCCTTTCTCAAAATATGCTCCTTTTATCTGAAGAATTACATCAAGCTGTACGTCTTGGTCCGCAGCGAGCGCCTGAAGGGGCGGCACGCGGCAAGCGGCGGGATGAGCGGTATGAGCGGGGTTACAAATGGGGTTTCAAATGGAGTTACAAATGGGGTTACAAATGGGGCTGCAAATGAGGTTACAAATGGGGTTACAAATGATGACACTAATGGGACCACAAATGACCCCACTAATGGCTCCGTGAACGACCCGACGAATGCCCTTTCGAGCGCCGCCCCGAACGGCCCCGCGGAGAGCGGGAGCCTGAGCAAGCTGAGCAGCCTGAAGAGCCTGGGGGAGCTGAACAACCACGACTACTTCGAGAACAAGTGCATCAGCTGCTTCAACGGAATTCTGATAAACATAACGAGCAACTCGGGGCTGATAAAGAAGATCAGCACGGACGTGCACCTGCTGAAGAAGTACATCAAAATTATCCTAAACATATTGAGACTGGAAATGCAGAAGGATGAAATAACCCTGAGGTGCATGAAGCTAGTGTATGCCATCATTAACAGcagatttataaaaaatcgGGAGGCCAGCTCCGTaagcgaggaaaaaaaaaaaaaaaaaaccctgaacggattatttttatttctaaagGCGGAGAGCGCAAAGAAGAATAACGTCTACGCGCAAATCGTCATTTTGGCTTTCCTCATCTGCTACGAAAACTTTGTAATTCTCAACCACGGCGAATTCTATTTTAGCTACCTGCTAGAAAATTtgatcataaaaaaaaacgtgcatGTGTATAACCTAGCCTATTACGGATTTAttaagtttttaaaatacttcAACAGAAATGTTGATAGGGGTATCGTGCCTGCCCACGTAATGAACGTGTTCAGGTGCGCAGATGTGTATAACAATTTTGTGGAGGTATGcatatacaaaaatttgaagagcaaGAAAAAGAGCAACAGCATTAATGCCATCATTGTGAACTTATCGAAGATACAAAAATCTTTCAAAGGCTTTGCGCACATTAGCGAGACACACGTGAAGGATTTTTTCTACTACCATgagtttttcaaatttctgGTTAATCTCCAGAATGGGTATGATGAgtctgaggggggggaacccACACCCGGAGTGGTGCACACAGTGGAGCCGCACAAccaggtgaagaagcaggacgaggggggaggagaagccccACCAGGGGATGTACCCCAACTGGGTGATGAACAAACAAATAGAAGTGAAGCGGATGTACGCCCCCATTTTAGCTTTTTCCAGAGGGTTATCCACAATTTGAAGGAACTGCAACAAGACGCGCATGCCGACAATGAGTATAAATCCACGTTCATTTCGCTAGTCTGCCCTTTGCTGTTTTCCCTGAGAAagttaaaaaggagggaagcgGCAGACGCAATTTTGGAAAGCATCATTTCGTTgctagaaaaagaaatagcGATTGTAAATATGGATGTGTATGCCATATGgatgtattattttcacctcctttttattaacataaagAAGAAGGATCTGGACAAGTACGAAAAGCTGTTCAAATTTTGCTTATGTTTCAATTTTCAAGATACAtcgaatttaatttttaaaaagaaaacgcagCTGCTAAGCATTATGCTGATGTACAGTATGCACAAGAACATCCACCTGATGGATGACCACCTAATGGAGTTCCTAAAATTGATTGATAATGGCAACATAACGGTTAGGCAAGTGGTGGGGGACCTCCTAGCCTACCTACTCTACGTACTTCATGACCATAGATATTATTCCCACTTGAAATGTATGTACCTTAggattttaatatatttgtataaaagCGCCTGTGAGGTTATTGAGTACCTTCAGGGTCAGGAGACGCTATCGAAGCAGtccaaatttatttacaccCTGGAGACCCTAGCGTATATTACcatcacaattttttcgatTAGAAGCATGTACGTGCTGAATAATGTGAGCATTCCATTTTTGAAgatgttcattttgtcctTCCAACTGGTCGACAATTTTATCAACGGGATTATCAACAAGGCCATCAACTGTTTCATGTGCCCCTCGCTTTACCTGTTCGAGTTTGAAAAGATTAGCCAAACGGAGGGGGTTGGAAAGACGAGCGAAGGCAACACGTGCATCACATGCGCCGCAAACCGTAGCTACGAAATAGCCTCAGCAGAACTACTTAGCAGCTTCGACTCACTGCTGCAAGACAACATGGgaaatttattcataaaaaagttaagtCACTtgttaagcaaaaataattgGAAGATTCGCAACTGCGTGTTGCAGTTTTGCTTTTACTTTCATGCATActattgcatatttttttacagccGAAAGGAAAACACCTTCCTCCTGAACGTGTTCATATCTTTGCTAGTTGACAATTACATTGAGATTCAAAACTTATCGCGAGACATTTTATCCTCCGTGCTTTGTTTCTACGACAGTCAGACTGTCCAGAGCATTTCCCAGTACTTCTTATCCGTGGCGAATGAGAAAAGCACATTATTACCTTCTTCACCACAAAGGGAAAATCCAGAAACGAGTAATACCAGCAAGATGatagagaagaaaaaaacggtCGCCATTTACGCCCTCATTAGTGTTGTCAATTCGTTCCCAAATCATGTGCCCCAGTGGCTCCCGAACATTTTGATCAGCGTGGCCAGGATGTCAAATAACAAGGTGCATATTATAAAGAAGGAGATTGAGAAATGCATTCAGAACTTTTTGAGGACCCACAAGGACGAGTGGGAGTACAAATACAAGTTGGTTTTCACGGAGGACCAGCTCAACATCTTGGACATGTACAAGGGCGGCCTGAACTACTTCACCTGA
- a CDS encoding hypothetical protein, conserved (encoded by transcript PVX_123170A), producing the protein MMILRRIRKAHFSMDVNVSNLLRKKAILFENVKRENCKKELILDYFDIKGVKLKKNDIHIMTNILCRPTGRIMILTDSMKKQNFNFDFGSLSGGRENLPLDEKRASLESGEDSGDSPNSDNCNGANQVGANSSVQMGGRDQVSAAQANGEAEEESKEANAEEADAEEADAEEADAEEADAEEADAEEADAEEADAEEADAEEADAEEADAEEHPRTNVWNKKLKNLFKECKIHLCDDFEIEKFVEECERFLRFTEDIKRVARFENLDKIITIINIPNCYGRKELAQIIYDCARINVKLKNIIFRFKKNGIQSDCAYVLCDSVNDGNILVNKMQEYPVAKKYHLREFFGTSFLYASKSNLFLSSEKLDYVTIFSKYKIFTCGWHKDISIKEFESFLITLKIFPKKIVKIDHRRGGGARSARQEHPAGNAAHHSEDHPDCEHQLSPVDPHHILISIDEVDSAEADADRTGDPQDANTASFILFFENMRMTKKVFTKLERLKKKWKISASKNFYAYPKTPDIHFNDDEDYDDENEYEDSDLDEEIEY; encoded by the exons ATGATGATACTGCGCAGAATCAGAAAGGCGCACTTCAGCATGGACGTCAATGTATCCAACCTGCTGAGGAAAAAGGCAATCCTGTTCGAAAATGTCAAAAGGgagaattgcaaaaaggaattaatttTGGATTATTTTGATATAAAAGGAGTcaagctgaaaaaaaatgacatccACATTATGACCAACATTTTGTGTAGACCGACTGGTAGGATAATGATTTTGACGGACAGTATGAAGAAGCAGAATTTTAACTTCGATTTTGGGTCCCTCTctggggggagagaaaactTACCGTTGGATGAAAAAAGAGCGAGCCTTGAATCTGGCGAAGATTCGGGTGACTCCCCGAACAGTGACAACTGCAATGGTGCCAACCAAGTGGGGGCCAACTCGAGTGTCCAGATGGGAGGACGCGACCAAGTAAGCGCTGCGCAGGCGAAtggcgaagcggaggaagaatcaaaagaagcaaacgcagaagaagcagacgcagaagaagcagacgcagaagaagcagacgcagaagaagcagacgcagaagaagcagacgcagaagaagcagacgcagaagaagcagacgcagaagaagcagacgcagaagaagcagacgcagaagaagcagacgcaGAAGAACATCCCCGCACCAACGTGTGGAACAAAAAGCTGAAAAACCTATTCAAGGAATGCAAAATTCACCTATGCGATGATTtcgaaatagaaaaatttgtGGAAGAGTGCGAACGGTTTTTGCGCTTTACGGAAGACATCAAAAGAGTGGCAAGGTTTGAAAATCTGGACAAAATAATTACCATTATAAATATTCCCAATTGTTATGGAAGAAAAGAATTGGCGCAAATTATTTACGACTGTGCCAGgattaatgtaaaattaaaaaacatcattttcagatttaaaaaaaatggcatacaATCTGACTGTGCCTATGTCCTCTGCGATAGTGTAAATGATGGAAATATTTTGGTTAACAAAATGCAGGAATATCCCGttgctaaaaaatatcatttgcGAGAATTTTTTGGAACTTCTTTTTTGTATGCGTCCAAAAGTAACCTTTTTCTCAGCTCTGAAAAGCTGGATTATGTGACCATTTTTTCaaagtataaaatattcaccTGCGGATGGCATAAGGATATTTCCATAAAGGAGTTTGAAAGCTTTCTCATCActcttaaaatatttcccaAGAAGATTGTAAAAATTGACCATCGCAGGGGGGGCGGCGCTAGGTCAGCCCGGCAGGAGCACCCCGCAGGCAACGCAGCACACCACTCGGAGGACCACCCAGACTGCGAGCACCAACTGAGCCCCGTGGATCCCCATCACATTCTGATAAGCATCGACGAGGTGGACTCCGCCGAGGCCGACGCGGACCGCACTGGCGACCCGCAGGACGCCAACACAGCctcgtttattttatttttcgaaaacATGCGAATGACAAAAAAGGTTTTCACCAAACTGGAGAGGCTGAAAAAGAAGTGGAAAATATCGGCATCCAAGAACTTCTACGCATACCCCAAGAcg CCGGACATCCACTTCAACGATGACGAAGACTATGACGACGAAAACGAGTACGAGGACTCCGATTTGGATGAAGAAATAGAATattaa